A portion of the Pseudomonas sp. PSE14 genome contains these proteins:
- the recQ gene encoding DNA helicase RecQ — protein MLDQAQRILKDVFGYDAFRGNQARIIERVASGGDALVLMPTGGGKSLCFQVPALLRDGLTVVVSPLIALMEDQVATLDELGVPVAALNSSLSPDAQREIADRLLRGEIKLLYLAPERLVQPRMLAFLQRLQIGLFAIDEAHCVSQWGHDFRPEYLQLGQLAELFPDVPRIALTATADMRTREEMIQRLHLQNAEQFLSSFDRPNIFYRIVPKEQPRKQLLGFLAERRGDAGIVYCMSRKKVEEVAEFLSNQGFPALPYHAGLSNDLRAYHQKRFLNEEGLIMVATIAFGMGIDKPNVRFVAHLDLPKSLEAYYQETGRAGRDGLPADAWMAYGLQDVLLLRQMMQNSEGDERHKRVERHKLEAMLALCEETRCRRQALLAYFDEVMPNPCGHCDICVDGVETWDATEPARQALSAIYRSGQRYGVGHLVDVLLGKDTEKVRSVGHQHLAVFGIGKSRGEDEWRTLFRQLVARGFADVDVDGFNGLRLTEACRPLLRGEETLALRRDPKPQRSKSSSSGGASPASQLVRQEEREMWEALRTLRRKLAEEHSVPPYVIFPDATLLEMLRSQPTTLTAMAQVSGVGARKLERYGQAFLDVLTESDKAPDTPAPVTDLRHELVTLARAGMTPAQIARQLDCSEKNVYSLLAEAIGRQQLTLEQALDLPEELLGEVQDAFLDEDGELPPVSTIAELFEGRVPLGVLHCVRAALQAELEV, from the coding sequence ATGCTCGACCAGGCCCAGCGCATCCTCAAAGACGTTTTCGGTTACGACGCCTTCCGTGGCAATCAGGCGCGGATCATCGAGCGCGTGGCCAGCGGCGGCGATGCCCTGGTGCTGATGCCCACCGGCGGCGGCAAGTCGTTGTGCTTCCAGGTCCCGGCGCTGCTGCGCGACGGCCTGACGGTGGTGGTGTCGCCGCTGATCGCGCTGATGGAAGACCAGGTCGCCACGCTGGACGAGCTGGGCGTGCCGGTGGCGGCGCTGAACTCCTCGCTCAGCCCCGACGCCCAGCGCGAGATCGCCGACCGCCTGCTGCGCGGCGAGATCAAGCTGCTCTACCTGGCGCCGGAGCGCCTGGTGCAGCCGCGCATGCTGGCGTTCCTGCAGCGCCTGCAGATCGGCCTGTTCGCCATCGACGAGGCGCACTGCGTGTCGCAGTGGGGCCATGACTTCCGTCCCGAATACCTGCAACTGGGCCAGCTCGCCGAGCTGTTCCCGGACGTGCCGCGCATTGCCCTGACCGCAACGGCGGACATGCGCACCCGCGAGGAGATGATCCAGCGCCTGCACCTGCAGAACGCCGAGCAGTTCCTCTCCAGCTTCGACCGGCCGAACATCTTCTACCGCATCGTGCCCAAGGAGCAGCCGCGCAAGCAGTTGCTGGGTTTCCTCGCCGAGCGGCGGGGCGATGCCGGCATCGTCTACTGCATGTCGCGCAAGAAGGTCGAGGAGGTCGCCGAGTTCCTCTCCAACCAGGGCTTCCCGGCGCTGCCTTACCACGCGGGTCTGTCCAACGACCTACGCGCCTATCACCAGAAGCGCTTCCTCAACGAGGAAGGGCTGATCATGGTCGCCACTATCGCCTTCGGCATGGGCATCGACAAGCCCAACGTGCGCTTCGTCGCGCACCTGGACCTGCCGAAAAGCCTGGAGGCCTACTACCAGGAAACCGGCCGCGCCGGCCGTGACGGCCTGCCCGCTGACGCCTGGATGGCCTACGGCCTGCAGGATGTGTTGCTGCTGCGGCAAATGATGCAGAACTCCGAGGGCGACGAGCGCCACAAGCGCGTCGAGCGGCACAAGCTCGAAGCCATGCTGGCGTTGTGCGAGGAAACCCGCTGCCGCCGCCAAGCGCTGCTGGCCTACTTCGACGAGGTGATGCCCAACCCCTGCGGCCACTGCGACATCTGCGTCGATGGTGTGGAAACCTGGGACGCCACCGAACCCGCGCGCCAGGCCCTGTCGGCCATCTACCGCAGCGGCCAGCGCTACGGCGTCGGCCATCTGGTGGACGTGCTGCTGGGCAAGGACACCGAGAAGGTACGCAGCGTCGGTCACCAGCACCTGGCGGTGTTCGGCATTGGTAAGTCCCGTGGCGAGGATGAGTGGCGCACGCTGTTCCGCCAGTTGGTCGCCCGTGGTTTTGCCGATGTGGACGTCGACGGTTTCAACGGCCTGCGCCTGACCGAAGCCTGCCGTCCGCTGCTGCGCGGCGAAGAGACGCTGGCGCTGCGCCGCGATCCCAAGCCGCAGCGCAGCAAGTCGTCGTCCTCCGGCGGCGCCAGCCCGGCCAGCCAACTGGTGCGCCAGGAAGAACGCGAGATGTGGGAAGCCCTGCGCACCCTGCGGCGCAAGCTGGCCGAAGAACACTCGGTGCCGCCCTACGTCATCTTCCCCGACGCCACCCTGCTGGAAATGCTGCGCAGCCAGCCCACCACGCTCACCGCGATGGCCCAGGTCAGCGGCGTCGGCGCGCGCAAGCTGGAGCGCTACGGCCAGGCCTTCCTCGATGTGCTCACCGAGTCCGACAAGGCACCGGACACGCCGGCGCCGGTCACCGACCTGCGCCACGAACTGGTGACCCTGGCCCGCGCCGGCATGACCCCCGCGCAGATCGCCCGCCAGCTCGATTGCAGCGAGAAGAACGTCTACAGCCTGCTGGCCGAGGCGATTGGCCGCCAGCAGCTGACCCTGGAGCAGGCGCTGGACCTGCCCGAAGAATTGCTCGGTGAAGTGCAGGATGCCTTCCTCGACGAAGACGGCGAACTGCCGCCGGTGAGCACCATCGCCGAGCTGTTCGAAGGCCGCGTGCCGCTGGGCGTGCTGCACTGCGTGCGCGCCGCCCTGCAGGCCGAGCTGGAAGTCTGA
- a CDS encoding YecA family protein yields MSFADQLSRLQAFLDADDLHEEALDYVAAHGYLTALAICPEEVPDREWIDALFAEPPHYRSDEERAEIEGTLVQLKAHITRLLASDEELELPCEPYLGDEPDDSDIRGWCIGFMEGVFLREAVWFEQAEEEVSELLLPIMVGSGLFDEQPEFDEIARDRQLVDDMVAQIPELLTNLFLLCQAPEEKPALLKPRTH; encoded by the coding sequence ATGTCCTTCGCCGACCAATTGTCCCGCCTGCAAGCCTTTCTCGATGCCGATGACCTGCACGAGGAAGCCTTGGACTACGTGGCGGCACACGGCTACCTGACCGCCCTGGCGATCTGCCCGGAGGAGGTGCCGGACCGCGAGTGGATCGACGCCCTGTTCGCCGAGCCGCCGCACTACCGCAGCGACGAGGAGCGCGCCGAGATCGAGGGCACCCTGGTCCAGCTCAAGGCGCATATCACCCGCCTGCTGGCCAGCGACGAGGAACTGGAACTGCCGTGCGAGCCCTACCTGGGCGACGAGCCGGACGATTCCGACATCCGCGGCTGGTGCATCGGCTTCATGGAAGGCGTATTCCTGCGTGAAGCGGTGTGGTTCGAGCAGGCCGAGGAAGAAGTCAGCGAGCTGCTGCTGCCGATCATGGTCGGTTCCGGCCTGTTCGACGAACAGCCTGAGTTCGACGAAATCGCCCGCGACCGCCAACTGGTCGACGACATGGTCGCGCAGATCCCGGAACTGCTGACCAACCTGTTCCTGCTGTGCCAGGCCCCGGAAGAGAAGCCGGCCCTGCTGAAACCCCGCACCCATTGA
- a CDS encoding YbaN family protein: MSRQIRQSRHAWVRYCLLGVGWLSVALGVIGIFLPVLPTTPFLLLAAACFMRSSQRFYDWLVNHPKLGPWIRDYLDGEGIPLKGKVYAIGLMWSSIALSCYLVQRPWAWGFMLTSATLVTIYLIRVKTRRLD; encoded by the coding sequence ATGTCACGGCAAATCCGCCAGAGCCGCCACGCCTGGGTTCGCTACTGCCTGCTGGGCGTGGGCTGGCTCAGCGTGGCGCTGGGCGTGATCGGCATCTTCCTGCCGGTCCTGCCCACCACACCCTTCCTCCTGCTCGCCGCCGCCTGCTTCATGCGCAGCTCCCAGCGCTTCTACGACTGGCTGGTGAACCACCCGAAGCTCGGCCCCTGGATCCGCGACTACCTCGACGGAGAAGGCATCCCGCTCAAGGGCAAGGTCTACGCCATCGGCCTGATGTGGAGCAGCATCGCCCTCTCCTGCTATCTGGTACAGCGCCCCTGGGCCTGGGGCTTCATGCTGACCAGCGCGACGCTGGTGACGATCTACCTGATCCGAGTCAAGACGCGGCGGCTCGACTAG
- the lapG gene encoding cysteine protease LapG, giving the protein MQPTGGALRLFASPLRLRAGGLLFALLALTAGAAWNFDTILQNAQQRYGDLGTAKTRLQSWGRLIDDSQNLDEAAKLKAVNAFFNGALVFTDDRTVWHQEDYWATPVESLYKGAGDCEDYSIAKYVTLRRLGVDSDKLRITYVKALVQNQAHMVLTYYPTPTADPLVLDNLIPQIRPASQRKDLLPVYAFNAEGLWLPGPGGGKRTGDSKKLSRWQDLLTKMRAEGLDLDETR; this is encoded by the coding sequence ATGCAGCCAACCGGAGGAGCCCTTAGGCTGTTCGCCAGCCCGCTGCGTCTGCGGGCTGGCGGGCTGCTGTTCGCCCTCCTGGCCCTGACCGCCGGCGCCGCCTGGAATTTCGACACCATCCTGCAGAACGCCCAGCAGCGCTACGGCGACCTGGGCACCGCCAAGACCCGCCTGCAGTCCTGGGGCCGGCTGATCGACGACAGCCAGAATCTCGACGAAGCCGCCAAGCTCAAGGCCGTGAATGCCTTCTTCAATGGCGCCCTGGTGTTCACCGACGATCGCACCGTCTGGCACCAGGAGGACTACTGGGCGACGCCCGTGGAATCGCTCTACAAGGGCGCCGGCGACTGCGAGGACTACTCCATCGCCAAGTACGTCACCCTGCGCCGTCTCGGGGTCGACAGCGACAAGCTGCGCATCACCTACGTCAAGGCACTGGTGCAGAACCAGGCGCACATGGTGCTCACCTATTACCCCACCCCCACTGCCGACCCGCTGGTGCTGGACAACCTGATCCCGCAGATCAGGCCCGCCTCCCAGCGCAAGGACCTCCTGCCCGTCTACGCCTTCAACGCCGAAGGGCTGTGGTTGCCCGGCCCCGGCGGCGGCAAGCGCACCGGCGACAGCAAGAAGCTGT